The Afipia massiliensis genome has a segment encoding these proteins:
- a CDS encoding LysR family transcriptional regulator has translation MVDFKSIETFLWVVTLGSFGGAARKLNTTQPAISQRISQLEAEMGVKLLQRDSRSVMPTPSGRQMMQYAEKLIGLRAEMLAAVMDRSAMRGVLRLGVSETIVHTWLPKLIERVASTHPNLSLEVEVDITPNLRARLLAQEIDLAFCQGPLSLSNVRNRVLCDYPISFVASPSLGLGSGVLTVHDLARFAIITFARKTQPYEIVRSLFNRPDLPSIRLHASASLATVIRMATDGIGVAVIPTAIVERELAEGQLRLLSTDLQVPTLTFAASWLASPDTLAAELVADLAVKLAQVEVDTAATRNVSAATVAARPVSPALP, from the coding sequence ATGGTGGATTTCAAATCGATCGAAACATTCCTCTGGGTGGTGACGCTCGGGAGCTTTGGCGGCGCGGCGCGCAAACTCAACACCACCCAGCCTGCGATCTCGCAGCGCATCTCGCAGCTCGAAGCCGAGATGGGCGTGAAGCTGCTGCAGCGTGACAGCCGCTCCGTGATGCCGACACCGAGCGGGCGGCAGATGATGCAATACGCCGAGAAGCTGATCGGGCTTCGCGCGGAGATGCTGGCCGCCGTGATGGATCGCTCTGCGATGCGCGGCGTGCTGCGTCTCGGCGTTTCGGAAACCATCGTCCACACCTGGCTGCCGAAACTGATCGAGCGCGTCGCCAGCACCCATCCCAATCTGTCGCTGGAAGTCGAAGTCGACATCACGCCAAATCTTCGCGCGCGCCTGCTGGCTCAGGAAATTGACCTCGCCTTCTGTCAAGGGCCGTTATCGTTATCGAACGTGCGCAACCGCGTGCTGTGCGATTATCCGATTTCCTTTGTCGCCAGCCCCTCGCTCGGTCTCGGCAGCGGTGTGCTGACAGTTCATGATCTCGCGCGCTTCGCGATCATCACTTTCGCACGCAAGACGCAGCCTTATGAAATCGTGCGCTCTCTGTTCAACCGGCCCGATCTGCCCTCGATCCGGCTGCACGCCAGCGCGTCGCTGGCGACCGTGATCCGGATGGCGACCGACGGCATCGGCGTCGCGGTGATCCCGACCGCGATCGTCGAGCGCGAACTGGCGGAAGGCCAGCTGCGTCTTCTGTCCACAGATCTTCAGGTACCGACGCTGACATTCGCCGCAAGCTGGCTCGCCTCACCCGACACGCTGGCCGCCGAACTGGTTGCCGATCTTGCCGTGAAACTCGCACAAGTCGAAGTCGACACGGCCGCCACGCGCAATGTCAGTGCTGCGACGGTGGCGGCTCGTCCGGTATCTCCAGCGCTTCCGTGA
- a CDS encoding branched-chain amino acid ABC transporter permease → MTQSSAAASSMSAFVASRRRQLITAFVVFALIALVPRLVTDVYMMNVLILTLLFAALSQSWNLLGGYCGQVSLGHALYFGIGAYATSILYVKFGITPWGGLLAGGIIAALIALALGYPCFRLKGHYFSIATIVIAEIGLLLFHNWDYAGAALGIQWPFTPDSWWTLQFARDKAPYFYFALGLFAVTWLVTFSIVESKWGYWWRAVKDSADAAESLGVTIFHSKMAAAAISAFFTAVGGGFYAAFVSYIDPDSVMHFRFSLLMALPAVLGGVGSLWGPAIGALILIPLAELTRSYLGGAGSGLDLVIYGGLIMIVSLTRPEGILSMIKPAVKREATA, encoded by the coding sequence ATGACCCAGAGTTCTGCCGCAGCCTCATCGATGTCCGCGTTCGTCGCCAGCCGGCGGCGTCAGCTCATTACCGCGTTTGTCGTATTTGCGTTGATCGCGTTGGTGCCGCGGCTGGTGACCGACGTTTACATGATGAACGTCCTGATCCTGACATTGCTGTTCGCGGCACTTTCTCAGAGCTGGAATTTGCTCGGCGGCTATTGCGGGCAGGTCTCGCTGGGGCATGCGCTGTATTTCGGGATAGGCGCATATGCGACCAGTATTCTCTACGTGAAGTTCGGCATCACGCCGTGGGGTGGGCTTCTCGCGGGCGGGATTATCGCCGCGCTGATCGCGCTGGCGCTCGGCTACCCGTGCTTCCGGCTCAAGGGACACTATTTCTCGATCGCGACCATCGTCATCGCCGAAATTGGCTTGCTGCTGTTCCACAACTGGGACTATGCGGGCGCCGCGCTCGGCATCCAGTGGCCGTTCACGCCGGACTCGTGGTGGACGCTGCAATTCGCGCGCGACAAGGCGCCGTATTTCTACTTCGCGCTGGGCCTTTTCGCCGTCACCTGGCTGGTCACGTTCTCCATTGTTGAATCGAAGTGGGGCTATTGGTGGCGCGCGGTGAAGGACAGCGCCGATGCGGCCGAGAGCCTCGGCGTCACGATCTTCCATTCCAAGATGGCGGCGGCCGCGATCTCGGCATTCTTTACGGCGGTCGGTGGCGGGTTCTACGCGGCGTTCGTGTCCTACATCGATCCGGACAGCGTGATGCATTTCCGTTTCTCGCTGCTGATGGCGCTGCCTGCAGTGCTGGGCGGCGTCGGCTCGCTGTGGGGGCCGGCCATCGGCGCATTGATCCTGATTCCGCTGGCCGAGCTGACGCGCTCGTATCTCGGCGGCGCCGGTTCGGGGCTCGATCTCGTAATTTACGGCGGCCTTATCATGATCGTATCGCTGACGCGGCCTGAGGGCATTCTCAGCATGATCAAGCCGGCAGTGAAGCGCGAGGCGACGGCATGA
- a CDS encoding DUF6894 family protein, with the protein MPRYFFNTRIGQTLIPDPEGAELRDPDHAWRVARATIRQILQEEGKDPSLLSASLEVTDAAGEIVLEFPFTEALEIPDEPPPSQH; encoded by the coding sequence ATGCCCCGTTATTTCTTCAACACCCGCATCGGCCAGACGCTTATTCCGGACCCTGAAGGCGCTGAATTGCGCGATCCCGATCACGCCTGGCGTGTGGCGCGCGCGACCATCCGGCAAATTCTTCAGGAGGAAGGTAAGGACCCGAGCCTCTTATCGGCATCTCTGGAAGTCACTGACGCTGCCGGTGAGATCGTGCTCGAATTTCCGTTCACGGAAGCGCTGGAGATACCGGACGAGCCGCCACCGTCGCAGCACTGA
- a CDS encoding putative hydro-lyase, translating into MLSAAEQVSRSVHSLGAGLPSRDARLAYRSGKVGVTAGVAPGYVQGNLAVVPEKLAASFHRFCQLNPKPCPIIGMSEVGDPRIPALGIDLDIRTDIPRYRVWRDGQLSEEPTDIMAHWRDDLVAFVIGCSFSFEEALIADGLKIRHIEEKRNVPMYRTNVPCASAGPFAGPMVVSMRPFKPAEAIRAIQITTRFPAVHGAPVHIDKPELIGIKDIAKPDYGDAVSIQPDEMPVFWACGVTPQSVILQSRPAFAITHAPGFMLVTDVRNSEFSIQ; encoded by the coding sequence ATGCTCTCGGCGGCCGAACAGGTGTCTCGATCGGTTCATAGTCTCGGCGCTGGCCTGCCAAGCCGGGACGCGCGGCTGGCCTATCGGTCCGGCAAGGTTGGCGTCACCGCGGGTGTTGCGCCCGGTTATGTTCAAGGCAACCTCGCCGTCGTGCCGGAAAAACTCGCGGCATCCTTTCATCGTTTCTGCCAGCTCAATCCCAAGCCGTGTCCGATCATCGGCATGTCCGAAGTCGGCGATCCGCGGATTCCCGCGCTCGGCATCGACCTCGACATCCGCACAGATATTCCGCGCTACCGGGTCTGGCGCGACGGGCAACTAAGCGAAGAGCCCACCGACATCATGGCGCACTGGCGAGACGACCTCGTCGCCTTCGTCATTGGTTGTTCGTTTTCATTCGAGGAAGCGCTGATCGCGGACGGACTGAAAATTCGCCACATCGAGGAGAAGCGTAACGTCCCGATGTATCGCACCAACGTTCCATGCGCGTCGGCGGGACCGTTCGCAGGGCCTATGGTGGTCTCGATGCGCCCGTTCAAGCCTGCGGAAGCGATCCGCGCGATCCAGATCACCACGCGTTTCCCGGCGGTGCATGGCGCGCCAGTGCATATCGACAAGCCGGAACTGATCGGCATCAAGGATATCGCGAAGCCTGACTATGGCGACGCAGTGAGTATTCAGCCGGATGAAATGCCGGTATTTTGGGCGTGCGGAGTCACGCCGCAATCGGTCATCCTGCAGTCGCGGCCAGCCTTCGCGATCACCCATGCGCCGGGCTTCATGCTGGTGACAGACGTTCGCAATTCGGAATTTTCGATTCAGTAA
- a CDS encoding sulfite exporter TauE/SafE family protein, translating into MHTIITEPLFYFVAVPAVILLGLAKGGFSGLGIASTPLLALYLPPLEAAALILPILITQDIISIYVYRRDWDAWNLKVMLPGAIAGMALGWLLASHLSDAFVRIIIGLIGLAFVANTWLRRNRIEPHPATTISGVFWGGVSGFTSFMTQGGGPPFQVHVLPQRLPKLTLVGTTTIFFAVVNVLKIGPYFALAQFTTKNFATSLLLLPIAVLANFAGIWLVRKTPTGLFYNIAYVLLFVISLLLLWQGVAAVV; encoded by the coding sequence GTGCATACTATCATCACCGAGCCGTTGTTCTATTTTGTGGCGGTTCCGGCGGTGATCCTGCTGGGACTGGCCAAGGGCGGCTTTTCGGGTCTCGGCATCGCATCGACACCATTGCTGGCGCTTTACCTGCCGCCGCTGGAAGCCGCAGCCCTGATCCTGCCGATCTTGATCACGCAGGACATCATCTCGATCTATGTCTACCGGCGCGACTGGGATGCGTGGAACCTGAAAGTCATGTTGCCCGGTGCGATTGCCGGCATGGCGCTCGGATGGCTGCTCGCCTCGCACCTGTCGGATGCCTTTGTGCGGATCATTATCGGCCTGATCGGACTGGCGTTCGTCGCCAACACCTGGCTGCGTCGCAACAGGATCGAACCGCATCCGGCGACCACAATCAGCGGGGTATTCTGGGGCGGCGTCTCGGGCTTTACGTCGTTTATGACCCAGGGCGGCGGACCGCCGTTTCAGGTTCACGTCCTGCCGCAGCGGCTGCCAAAGCTGACGCTGGTCGGCACCACCACCATCTTTTTCGCGGTGGTCAATGTCCTGAAGATCGGCCCCTACTTTGCGCTTGCGCAGTTCACGACAAAGAACTTCGCGACGTCGTTGCTGCTGCTGCCGATCGCGGTGCTGGCGAACTTCGCCGGCATCTGGCTGGTCAGGAAAACACCGACCGGATTGTTCTACAACATCGCCTACGTGCTGCTGTTCGTCATCTCGCTGCTGCTGCTGTGGCAGGGCGTGGCGGCAGTGGTCTAA
- a CDS encoding branched-chain amino acid ABC transporter permease → MTTQAFLQVIASGLLLGLIYALIAVGLSLIFGLMDVVNFAHGEFLMLAMYATFGLVLATTLDPVVLMPLVVALMFVLGVSVYAGIIRYAMRAKANPGMVQIFATFGLALLIQGLAQYFFTPDYRNIANTWLGGKTLNLGGVFLPWPQIFGGAVSLAVFAGLYWLITRTDFGKALEATREDQGAVALVGIDRNRVFALGWGLGAALVGIAGAVLAIFYYIHPQVGGTFALIAYVTVALGGFGSIFGALVAGVIVGLVEALTTLILPASLKSVGVYSLYLLVLFVRPSGLFGRL, encoded by the coding sequence GTGACAACGCAAGCGTTTCTACAGGTGATCGCGAGCGGCCTCCTGCTGGGGTTGATCTACGCCTTGATCGCGGTCGGCCTCTCGCTGATCTTCGGATTGATGGACGTGGTGAACTTCGCCCACGGCGAGTTCCTGATGCTCGCGATGTATGCGACCTTCGGCCTGGTGCTCGCAACGACGCTCGATCCGGTTGTGCTCATGCCGCTTGTGGTGGCGCTGATGTTCGTTCTGGGCGTGTCGGTCTATGCGGGCATTATCCGCTATGCGATGCGCGCCAAGGCCAATCCCGGCATGGTGCAGATCTTCGCGACCTTTGGCCTCGCGCTGCTGATCCAGGGCCTCGCGCAGTATTTCTTCACGCCGGATTACCGCAACATCGCCAATACATGGCTCGGCGGCAAGACGCTCAACCTGGGCGGCGTGTTTCTGCCGTGGCCGCAGATTTTCGGCGGAGCGGTCTCATTGGCGGTGTTCGCCGGGCTCTACTGGCTGATCACGCGCACGGATTTCGGCAAGGCGCTCGAGGCGACGCGCGAGGATCAGGGCGCGGTGGCGCTGGTCGGCATCGACCGCAACCGTGTGTTTGCGCTCGGCTGGGGACTTGGCGCCGCGCTGGTGGGAATCGCGGGCGCGGTGCTGGCGATTTTCTATTACATTCATCCGCAGGTCGGCGGAACCTTCGCGCTGATCGCTTACGTCACCGTCGCGCTTGGCGGCTTCGGCAGTATTTTCGGCGCGCTGGTTGCGGGCGTGATCGTCGGGCTGGTGGAGGCGCTGACCACACTGATTCTGCCGGCGTCGCTGAAATCCGTCGGCGTGTATTCGCTTTATCTTCTGGTGTTGTTCGTCAGGCCGAGCGGCCTGTTCGGGAGGCTGTGA
- a CDS encoding aldo/keto reductase — translation MKYKSFGATGKQVSVIGQGTWYIDRGNRASAVAAVRNGLDLGMTHIDTAEMYDDAELVVAEATAGRRDEVFLVSKVLPSNASRKGTVQACERSLKRLKTDRLDCYLLHWRGSYPLEDTVAAFEQLVSDGKIRSWGVSNFDAGDLAEILDVAGEGRIACNQVLYHLNERAIEHSVIPWCEAHGVAVVAYSPFGHDDFPHAQSAGGKALQEIAMRHGATPRQVALAFLTRWPSVFAIPKASSSDHAADNAGAGSLTLTESDIAAIDKTFPLGREPRSLPML, via the coding sequence ATGAAGTACAAATCATTCGGCGCGACAGGCAAGCAGGTCTCGGTCATCGGGCAGGGCACCTGGTACATCGATCGGGGTAATCGCGCTTCCGCTGTGGCCGCAGTGCGCAACGGTCTCGACCTCGGCATGACCCATATCGACACTGCGGAAATGTATGACGATGCGGAGCTTGTCGTCGCCGAGGCGACGGCCGGTCGTCGCGACGAGGTATTTCTGGTCTCAAAGGTGTTGCCGAGCAACGCTTCGCGCAAGGGCACGGTGCAGGCCTGCGAGCGCTCTCTGAAACGCCTCAAGACCGACCGTCTGGACTGCTACCTCTTGCATTGGCGCGGGTCATATCCGCTGGAGGATACAGTCGCGGCTTTTGAACAACTGGTGAGCGATGGAAAGATCCGCTCATGGGGCGTCAGCAATTTCGACGCGGGCGATCTTGCGGAGATTCTCGATGTCGCGGGCGAGGGGCGTATCGCCTGCAATCAGGTGCTGTATCATCTGAACGAACGCGCTATCGAACATTCGGTGATCCCGTGGTGTGAAGCCCATGGTGTCGCGGTCGTTGCCTATTCGCCGTTCGGTCATGACGATTTCCCTCATGCGCAATCGGCCGGCGGCAAGGCCTTGCAGGAGATCGCTATGCGACATGGCGCAACGCCGCGTCAGGTGGCGCTCGCGTTTCTGACGCGGTGGCCGTCGGTGTTCGCGATCCCCAAGGCTTCCTCATCGGACCATGCGGCGGACAACGCGGGAGCAGGGAGCCTGACGTTGACGGAGAGCGACATTGCCGCGATCGACAAGACGTTTCCGCTGGGCCGCGAGCCGCGCAGCCTGCCGATGCTTTAG
- a CDS encoding ABC transporter substrate-binding protein, producing the protein MNRREVLLSGVALSLAGTHAFAQAGKEILIGCIWPLTGPTAQIGADARHALETAVDIVNNSHDLDLPTAKNAGLAGLGGAKIKLVFADHQGDPQKGRAEAERLITQDKVVAICGAFHSSVSATVSASCERYGVPYIAADSSSPSLHRRGLKFFFRPAAHDEMFSLAMFEFMDALKKKGKKIDTVGLFFEDTIFGTDSSNVQRKLAADRGYKVAVDIKYRASSPSLTAEVQQIKSANPDVLLPSSYTTDTILLMKTMDELGYKPNNILAQAAGFSDKATFDAVGDKLNGMISRASFSLDLAAKRPSVGKVNEMFKARANRDLNDNTSRQLTCILVLADAIDRAKSTDGEKIRAALAATDTPGEKTIMPWKRIKFTPEGQNDDADPVLLQYLGGKFVTVYPAQAAIAEPKWPMNG; encoded by the coding sequence ATGAATCGTCGCGAAGTATTGTTGTCCGGTGTTGCTCTGTCGTTGGCGGGAACGCACGCGTTTGCGCAAGCCGGCAAGGAAATCCTGATCGGTTGCATCTGGCCTCTGACAGGACCGACGGCCCAGATCGGCGCGGACGCGCGCCACGCGCTGGAAACCGCGGTCGATATCGTCAACAACTCGCACGATCTCGATCTGCCGACCGCAAAGAACGCCGGGCTTGCGGGCCTCGGTGGCGCCAAGATCAAGCTGGTTTTCGCCGATCATCAGGGCGATCCGCAGAAGGGCCGTGCCGAAGCCGAGCGCCTGATCACTCAGGACAAGGTGGTCGCTATTTGCGGCGCGTTCCATTCGTCAGTCTCGGCGACGGTCAGCGCATCCTGCGAACGCTATGGTGTCCCCTATATTGCCGCCGACTCCTCGTCGCCGAGCCTGCATCGCCGGGGCCTCAAGTTCTTCTTCCGCCCCGCAGCTCATGACGAGATGTTCTCTCTCGCGATGTTCGAGTTCATGGATGCGCTGAAGAAGAAGGGCAAGAAGATCGACACCGTCGGGCTGTTCTTCGAGGACACAATTTTCGGTACCGACTCGTCGAATGTCCAGCGCAAGCTGGCGGCGGATCGCGGCTACAAGGTTGCCGTCGACATCAAGTATCGCGCCAGTTCGCCGTCGCTGACGGCTGAAGTGCAGCAGATCAAGAGCGCCAATCCGGATGTTCTGCTGCCGTCGAGCTACACCACCGACACCATTCTTCTGATGAAGACGATGGATGAACTCGGCTACAAGCCGAACAACATTCTGGCGCAGGCGGCGGGCTTCTCCGACAAGGCGACGTTCGACGCAGTGGGCGACAAGCTGAACGGCATGATTTCGCGCGCCAGCTTCTCGCTCGACCTCGCGGCCAAGCGTCCGTCGGTCGGCAAGGTCAATGAGATGTTCAAGGCGCGCGCCAACCGCGATTTGAACGACAACACGTCACGGCAGCTGACCTGCATCCTGGTCCTCGCCGATGCCATCGACCGGGCGAAATCCACTGATGGCGAAAAGATCCGCGCGGCGCTTGCGGCCACCGATACGCCCGGCGAGAAGACGATTATGCCTTGGAAGCGCATCAAGTTCACCCCTGAGGGGCAGAACGACGATGCCGATCCGGTGTTGCTGCAGTATCTCGGCGGCAAGTTCGTGACCGTGTATCCGGCACAGGCCGCAATCGCCGAGCCGAAATGGCCGATGAATGGCTGA